A single genomic interval of Granulicella tundricola MP5ACTX9 harbors:
- a CDS encoding glycosyltransferase → MPEPVEVIIGIRVFEEPQRLHATLQALAAHTAVPHRLLLLGDGPDAETSAALSTLADIEQSSTTEHLGGASCFNRLTMYPAARAYVLLESGARPGPDWLDRLLATMMRTPGCGIAGPSTNRSSNQQCLFPGRGTEANEQPPDDIAMARLAARRFGHLARPLVPRLDLADFCYVVSRETVDGVGPADESYGPGPCWEMDYNIRAYRAGITALWVCAAWVGRAPVGKREAEDHAILGVRNRQRYADTFCLKVAHKATSYPSPVVSPRMPLQQLRPLPLPDLSLPAPQKFPREPRRYTPIEGSPLASCIMPTAERRAFVPRAIAHFLAQDYAPRELIVIDDGTDSIRDLIPNDERIRYVRLSAKSTIGAKRNHACRLAAGPYILHWDDDDWYPSDRIRRQVAALQLPDVEACGSSELYYFEPKTEMAYRYHYRGGDSPVWFGGLAYLRSAWERHPFDDLQMGEDVRFLGHIAPAHRHDLHDPALIVATLHPGNTSPKHLNNPCWLREDAQRLTAWMAEHERRMLTPHVRCIMPTRNRRAFIPLALACFQTQEWPNKELVIVDDGEQAVEDLVARVENVRYLRLDCRHSIGEKRNLACAHSSGSYIVHWDDDDWHAPNRISRQVEPLMNGAHDLSGLNMQFLLEVQAGAFWQISGQLHGRMFVGDVLGGTLTFARKVWLDGARYPDTNLAEDAGLIRNAQAMGKQLLRLENGGEYIYMRHPGNTWQFEPGGFIDPGGWRRGEAPAGFSPALLQRYRAASRQVALAG, encoded by the coding sequence ATGCCGGAGCCAGTAGAAGTTATCATCGGGATACGCGTCTTTGAAGAGCCGCAGCGCCTGCACGCAACCTTGCAAGCCTTGGCAGCCCACACCGCCGTACCGCACCGCCTGCTGCTGCTGGGCGATGGGCCCGACGCGGAGACCTCTGCCGCGCTCTCCACATTGGCGGACATAGAGCAATCCAGCACGACGGAGCACCTTGGTGGTGCAAGCTGCTTTAACCGGCTTACCATGTACCCCGCCGCGCGGGCATACGTGTTGCTGGAGTCCGGTGCCAGGCCTGGTCCTGACTGGCTCGACCGCTTGCTCGCCACCATGATGCGAACCCCTGGCTGCGGTATCGCCGGCCCCTCTACCAACCGATCCTCCAACCAGCAGTGCCTCTTTCCTGGACGAGGGACTGAAGCAAACGAACAACCGCCGGATGACATCGCAATGGCCCGTCTGGCAGCTCGCCGCTTCGGCCATTTGGCTCGTCCGCTTGTCCCTCGTCTGGATCTTGCGGACTTTTGTTATGTTGTCTCCCGTGAGACGGTCGATGGAGTGGGCCCAGCGGACGAGTCCTACGGCCCCGGCCCTTGCTGGGAGATGGACTACAACATCCGCGCCTATCGCGCCGGCATTACCGCCCTCTGGGTCTGTGCCGCATGGGTAGGGCGAGCCCCGGTAGGCAAGCGCGAGGCCGAAGATCATGCCATCCTTGGCGTCCGCAACCGTCAGCGGTATGCAGACACGTTCTGCTTGAAAGTGGCTCACAAGGCCACATCTTATCCAAGTCCTGTAGTCAGTCCACGTATGCCCCTGCAACAGTTGCGGCCTCTGCCATTGCCGGATCTCTCGCTTCCCGCGCCACAGAAGTTCCCCCGCGAGCCACGCCGATACACCCCAATCGAAGGCTCGCCACTGGCAAGCTGCATCATGCCGACGGCAGAGCGCCGCGCCTTCGTTCCCCGAGCCATCGCACACTTTCTCGCGCAGGACTATGCCCCGCGCGAACTCATTGTGATCGATGACGGTACGGACTCCATCCGAGATCTCATCCCAAACGACGAACGCATACGTTATGTACGTTTGAGCGCAAAGTCCACCATCGGGGCCAAACGCAACCATGCCTGTCGTCTCGCCGCGGGCCCTTACATCCTTCACTGGGATGATGACGACTGGTACCCCAGCGACCGCATCCGCCGACAGGTCGCCGCGCTGCAACTCCCGGACGTAGAGGCATGCGGCTCCAGTGAGCTTTATTATTTCGAGCCGAAAACAGAGATGGCCTACCGTTACCACTACCGCGGCGGCGACTCGCCCGTGTGGTTCGGCGGTCTTGCTTACCTGCGCTCCGCATGGGAGCGTCATCCCTTCGATGACCTGCAAATGGGCGAGGACGTCCGCTTCCTTGGGCACATCGCACCCGCTCACCGTCATGATCTGCATGACCCGGCATTGATCGTAGCGACGCTGCACCCTGGCAACACCAGTCCCAAGCATCTTAACAATCCCTGCTGGCTTCGAGAAGATGCCCAGCGTCTCACAGCGTGGATGGCTGAGCACGAACGCCGCATGTTGACCCCGCACGTCAGGTGCATCATGCCGACGCGAAACCGCCGAGCTTTCATTCCATTGGCCTTGGCCTGTTTCCAGACTCAGGAGTGGCCCAACAAGGAACTCGTCATCGTCGACGACGGAGAGCAGGCGGTGGAAGACCTGGTGGCCCGTGTGGAGAACGTCCGTTACCTGCGGTTGGACTGCCGCCACAGCATTGGTGAAAAACGCAACCTCGCCTGCGCCCACTCCTCAGGCAGCTACATCGTCCACTGGGATGACGATGACTGGCACGCGCCTAACCGTATCTCCCGTCAGGTAGAGCCGTTGATGAATGGTGCTCATGATCTCTCGGGACTGAACATGCAGTTTCTGCTGGAGGTACAGGCCGGTGCCTTCTGGCAAATCTCCGGTCAACTCCACGGTCGCATGTTTGTAGGCGACGTGCTCGGAGGTACACTCACTTTTGCCCGGAAAGTATGGCTGGACGGCGCACGCTACCCGGACACGAACCTCGCGGAAGACGCCGGCCTCATCCGCAACGCGCAGGCCATGGGCAAACAGTTGTTGCGCCTGGAAAATGGGGGCGAGTACATCTATATGCGTCATCCCGGAAATACCTGGCAGTTTGAACCCGGAGGCTTCATTGACCCCGGCGGATGGCGGCGAGGTGAAGCTCCCGCAGGCTTTTCACCTGCACTCCTCCAGCGCTATCGCGCTGCGTCCCGGCAGGTTGCCTTGGCAGGGTAG
- a CDS encoding DUF6519 domain-containing protein: protein MPGDFSRSSFNWPQRYSGVLMQQGRVQLDADWNEQVALAQHRTDAEAYDTIGVCGTPKTGSGFKLQLTPDGQDLLIAPGRYYAGGLLCELDPEWLPLAVDGTSFKLVSAFTDGRRWRSGDWAEVRRGTDASQFLKIGEIDEVTLDVNFTTSLNAGDSGSIAIRRAYTYLTQPFFPQPEFPTAAPTSPPNSPPNSPPSSPPFSPPFSPPSSPPQTVLPEGEYLAYLDAWQREVNWMEDGHIREVALGKPDTAVRIQTVWQLKLLNITDDVSTYLQTGKKPACNVFLPSWGTLLAGARTTGLLNARAVPLPPEANPCSLPPDAGYLGMENQLYRVEVVQGGPTLAGCTFVWSRDNGSVETSVVSVSPSSPNQVTVTDLGDDDLHALEVGDWVELVSRDDELQNTPRFFAQIVAPAPDPSLNVITLSLPVPDPSRIGADESNDFRLRRWDMLGASVTPNGIAVVDGWLDLESGVQVQFMEGSFASRDYWLIPARTITADVEWPPFEQPNTSPVPQPPIGPHHYLCRLALLASTNGDVSVQDCRTLFPALTAICADDVCYHSSCDALKEANTVQKALDALCNGLQLNFHKKYLHGWGVVCGLEVACAGDGASVTVDSGYAIDCQGNDILLRTVASFNVLEHISTPSGSPDADYSLYFDTTASNALALEPYTAPKNPLQAALEGTFWSDYFTSYLQPFVDIFKDLGTQPSNALVRNDERSLSSLIDLLFQQIDPSFGSNVYISLDEHNLLTSLYDTVRKRIRDRTLCSLFADVPASLPAYPDLIGGIQTGFGEKAKTRLRVNVAGTFAVASGGDTTIHLYDLRGTAPLLVQRFTFPASGTQAVNDCVFLSGDTQLFAIASDGTNTTLGSIPFQTAGATWVTQALAGVSLDSLAVMNALLVASCPNKGLYTAQISTQPVQLAGPAISCSCLGPMTTNGNQLFVPCTDPATGVGTIINEYAVDGNLVHVDSITLPTGLSMTHQDDLVVGPGNFAVYLYYSADGPNAQRVISAVR, encoded by the coding sequence ATGCCCGGTGATTTCAGTCGCTCCTCATTCAATTGGCCGCAGCGGTATAGCGGCGTTCTCATGCAGCAGGGCCGCGTACAGCTGGACGCGGACTGGAACGAGCAGGTCGCGCTTGCCCAGCACCGTACAGACGCGGAAGCCTACGACACCATCGGGGTTTGCGGCACGCCCAAGACCGGCTCCGGCTTCAAGCTGCAACTGACCCCGGACGGCCAAGACCTGTTGATCGCCCCTGGACGTTACTACGCTGGCGGCCTGCTCTGTGAACTCGACCCTGAATGGCTCCCCCTTGCGGTCGACGGGACCAGCTTCAAACTGGTCTCCGCCTTTACGGACGGCCGGCGCTGGAGATCAGGCGACTGGGCAGAGGTGCGCCGTGGCACAGACGCATCCCAATTCTTGAAGATCGGTGAGATTGACGAGGTCACACTAGACGTCAACTTCACTACGTCACTCAACGCGGGCGATAGCGGCTCTATCGCCATCCGCCGCGCTTACACCTACCTTACGCAGCCCTTCTTTCCGCAGCCGGAGTTCCCAACCGCCGCTCCCACCAGTCCCCCAAATAGCCCTCCTAATAGTCCCCCTTCCAGCCCACCCTTCAGTCCGCCATTCAGCCCACCGTCAAGCCCGCCGCAGACCGTGTTGCCAGAGGGTGAGTATCTAGCGTACCTCGACGCCTGGCAGCGTGAAGTCAACTGGATGGAAGACGGCCACATCCGCGAGGTCGCACTGGGCAAGCCGGATACTGCCGTACGTATCCAGACAGTGTGGCAGCTCAAGCTGCTAAACATCACGGATGATGTCTCCACCTATCTGCAAACAGGCAAGAAGCCCGCCTGCAACGTCTTTTTGCCAAGCTGGGGAACCCTGCTTGCAGGCGCACGCACCACCGGCCTGCTCAATGCACGCGCGGTCCCTCTGCCACCGGAGGCGAACCCGTGCAGCCTTCCTCCAGACGCCGGATATCTGGGAATGGAAAACCAGCTCTATCGCGTTGAAGTAGTGCAGGGCGGCCCTACGCTCGCCGGTTGCACCTTCGTCTGGTCGCGTGATAACGGCTCGGTAGAAACATCGGTTGTCTCTGTCAGCCCATCCAGTCCCAACCAGGTCACCGTAACCGACCTCGGCGATGACGATCTCCACGCCCTGGAAGTAGGCGATTGGGTAGAGCTGGTCAGCCGTGACGACGAGCTCCAGAACACGCCGCGCTTCTTCGCGCAGATCGTTGCCCCTGCGCCTGATCCTTCGCTCAATGTCATCACCCTCAGCCTGCCGGTGCCGGACCCTTCCCGCATTGGAGCGGATGAAAGCAACGACTTCCGCCTGCGCCGCTGGGACATGCTCGGCGCCTCGGTCACGCCCAACGGGATCGCGGTCGTCGATGGCTGGCTCGATCTTGAAAGCGGCGTCCAGGTCCAGTTCATGGAAGGCAGTTTCGCATCTCGCGATTATTGGCTGATCCCCGCCCGCACCATCACTGCAGACGTGGAATGGCCGCCCTTCGAGCAGCCCAATACGTCGCCCGTGCCGCAGCCTCCCATCGGCCCGCACCACTACCTCTGCCGCCTTGCGTTGCTTGCCAGCACAAACGGTGACGTGTCCGTGCAGGACTGCCGCACGCTCTTCCCGGCACTCACCGCCATCTGCGCGGATGACGTCTGTTATCACAGCAGTTGTGACGCATTGAAGGAAGCCAATACGGTCCAGAAAGCGCTCGACGCCTTGTGCAACGGCCTTCAACTCAACTTCCATAAAAAGTATCTGCATGGTTGGGGTGTGGTCTGCGGGCTTGAGGTTGCCTGCGCGGGTGACGGAGCGAGTGTCACCGTCGATTCCGGCTACGCCATCGACTGCCAAGGCAATGACATTCTGCTGCGCACCGTAGCCAGCTTCAACGTGCTCGAACATATCTCCACGCCCAGCGGGTCGCCGGACGCGGACTACAGTCTCTACTTCGATACGACCGCATCCAACGCCCTGGCGCTTGAGCCTTACACTGCACCCAAGAATCCGCTCCAGGCTGCCCTCGAGGGCACCTTCTGGTCCGACTACTTCACGAGTTACCTCCAGCCTTTCGTTGACATCTTCAAGGACCTTGGAACTCAACCGTCGAACGCCCTGGTGCGCAATGACGAGCGAAGCCTCTCATCCCTGATCGATCTGCTCTTCCAGCAGATCGATCCGAGCTTCGGGAGCAACGTCTACATCTCGCTTGATGAGCACAACCTGCTCACCTCTCTTTATGACACTGTTCGCAAGCGCATTCGTGACCGCACGCTATGCTCCTTGTTCGCGGACGTCCCCGCCAGCCTCCCCGCATATCCCGATCTTATCGGTGGCATCCAGACAGGCTTCGGGGAAAAGGCCAAGACACGTCTGCGCGTCAACGTGGCGGGGACGTTTGCAGTCGCCAGCGGCGGCGACACAACGATTCACCTCTACGATCTCCGCGGCACCGCCCCACTGCTCGTCCAGCGCTTTACTTTCCCGGCATCGGGCACCCAGGCCGTTAACGACTGTGTCTTCTTATCCGGCGATACCCAGCTCTTTGCCATTGCCAGCGACGGCACAAATACCACCCTGGGATCCATACCGTTCCAGACTGCCGGTGCCACGTGGGTGACGCAAGCCCTGGCAGGAGTAAGTCTGGATTCTCTGGCTGTCATGAATGCGCTGCTCGTCGCCAGCTGCCCAAACAAGGGTCTTTATACAGCGCAGATCTCAACGCAGCCTGTGCAATTAGCAGGGCCGGCCATTTCATGCAGTTGCCTGGGTCCTATGACCACAAACGGCAACCAGTTGTTTGTCCCCTGCACAGATCCCGCCACGGGCGTTGGGACCATCATCAACGAGTACGCGGTAGACGGAAACCTGGTCCACGTTGATAGCATCACGCTGCCTACGGGCCTATCCATGACTCATCAGGATGATCTCGTGGTCGGTCCCGGAAACTTCGCAGTGTACTTGTACTACAGCGCAGATGGCCCCAATGCGCAGCGCGTCATTTCTGCCGTCCGCTAA
- a CDS encoding outer membrane beta-barrel protein, which translates to MKVRSMKCTKAFLFGACLVSIFTAASFAQQEQPAVPVTQPAVVFEGNFFQRLGQVYIQDWKGNAAPTDVPARRALPAPLDSSPFPSSDWGYGGSTLLGTPDANVYPLMTALKLQNSRTKVYGWVAPSVNFSTSGTNSFPLSYDVVPNRLELNQAVIYIERLPNTVQNKHFDFGYHITGFFGTDYRFTTAKDYLSQQLLQKNRRYGFDPVLEYAELYFPVKDGLNIRIGRFLSVPGIEAQLAPNNYNMTHSLLYTIDPFTDTGIIGTLKLNKQWLVQLGLSAGHDVAPWSDDRKASGIACLNYSTRTNNDNFYACANGINDGKYAYNNLQHYDATWYHKFNSKWHGATEAYYMYERQVPNVAGNVTVPIATETGANGAFCAAGQRTCTAPEYAIVNYINREINPRLMMGFRSDLLNDKKGQRTGIAGKYTENTLYATKYIGSTIMIRPEIRFDHSWDRKGYNLGQARNQFFMGLDLIYKF; encoded by the coding sequence ATGAAAGTCCGCAGTATGAAATGCACCAAGGCTTTTCTTTTCGGAGCTTGCCTCGTATCGATCTTCACCGCAGCATCCTTCGCGCAACAGGAACAACCAGCAGTTCCCGTGACCCAGCCAGCGGTCGTCTTTGAAGGCAACTTCTTTCAACGCCTCGGACAGGTGTACATCCAGGATTGGAAGGGGAACGCAGCCCCTACAGACGTCCCTGCACGCAGAGCGCTTCCCGCTCCCCTCGACTCCTCCCCCTTTCCGAGCTCCGACTGGGGCTACGGCGGATCAACCCTGCTGGGAACACCGGATGCGAATGTCTATCCGCTCATGACCGCGCTCAAGCTGCAGAACAGTCGCACGAAGGTCTATGGCTGGGTTGCGCCGAGTGTGAACTTCAGCACCTCCGGAACGAACAGCTTTCCCCTCTCTTACGATGTCGTACCCAACCGCCTTGAACTGAATCAGGCCGTCATCTATATCGAGCGCCTGCCGAACACCGTGCAGAACAAACACTTTGACTTCGGTTATCACATCACCGGCTTCTTCGGAACCGACTACCGGTTCACCACCGCAAAAGATTATCTGAGTCAGCAATTGCTCCAGAAGAACCGCCGCTACGGCTTCGATCCCGTTCTTGAATATGCGGAGCTGTACTTTCCGGTTAAGGACGGCCTGAATATTCGCATCGGACGCTTCTTGTCGGTTCCGGGTATCGAGGCGCAACTTGCCCCCAATAACTACAACATGACTCACTCTCTGCTCTACACCATCGATCCATTTACCGACACCGGCATCATCGGCACCCTGAAGCTCAACAAGCAATGGCTGGTTCAACTCGGTCTCTCCGCAGGTCACGATGTCGCGCCGTGGTCCGATGACAGGAAGGCATCCGGGATCGCTTGCCTCAACTACTCCACCCGGACCAACAACGATAACTTCTATGCCTGCGCCAACGGTATCAATGATGGGAAGTATGCCTACAACAACCTGCAGCACTACGATGCGACCTGGTACCACAAGTTCAATTCAAAGTGGCATGGCGCAACCGAGGCCTACTACATGTATGAGCGTCAGGTTCCAAACGTTGCTGGAAACGTAACCGTTCCCATCGCCACTGAAACTGGAGCAAACGGAGCCTTCTGCGCGGCAGGTCAAAGAACCTGCACAGCCCCGGAGTACGCCATCGTCAACTACATCAATCGCGAGATCAATCCAAGGTTGATGATGGGCTTTCGGTCGGATCTGCTCAACGATAAAAAAGGTCAGCGCACAGGCATTGCCGGCAAGTACACCGAAAACACCCTCTACGCGACAAAGTACATCGGAAGCACGATCATGATCCGTCCGGAGATCCGCTTCGACCACTCCTGGGACCGCAAGGGCTATAACCTCGGGCAGGCGAGAAACCAGTTCTTCATGGGTCTCGATCTCATCTACAAGTTTTAG
- a CDS encoding putative baseplate assembly protein, whose translation MSCGDGCTCGCCAGLAAVTPVAVENRPGLPALRYRVGTYADFRETLFARISQSHQPVLSALSTRDDDDFTIALFDSFSVMADVLTFYSERYANEAYLRTATERFSVRQLAALVGYRPSPGVAASTYLAFNIDAAAGAYGAALVGPVPGQNVPLDSQTPGIPPGTGVQSIPSTPQELPQSFETTVPSVANPQWNAITPQLTQPQTIQGDTPAIVTSLQLTGTITSLKPGDSILLLHDNAPANFTKIRTVLRVSPATDGKTTLVELDGAVSGTSGYNPRSAPTLQGAINGSIDGISAIDLTDAAVAAVLQNTWDQGTLAALAQIRKWPLGQLEAAINQQVAQRAGSSGGKAYVLRQQAAPFGFNIPIQTYPNTSPAIPSNDPVNGAGIGSTNVIYLDAPYPGIAADSFAVVMDSTDRLCVSVASAPVTTVNQFKISGKVSALQLNATADFSKYPVRSTTILCQSEELPLAPVPITDGVASGTTQIVLSRAFLGLQAGQEVAIFGSRTDLPGVSACEVRRLQAVVLNSGYTVITLDSGLTYAYTRGSLSINANLAYATHGASVAETLGSGDATTPFQSFGLKQSPLTYVPAANAAGISSTLQVWVDNERWSEADTFYAHGPQEHIYVTAQDDAGNTTVTFGDGISGARLPTGTANLRAQYRYGIGVAGMVNTNQIVLLTSRPLGVRSAFNPVPAVGGVDPEGLDDARDNATLTIKALERVVSIDDFQSFARAYTGIHKASATWIWNGRRTLVLLTVAGVDGVVIDPGGTVGASLRQAITDSSIPGTPFVLQSYTPALFRLGGTITVQPDADTITVAASVETALRARFSFDARDFGQPVHLSEVIAAIQDIRGVRDVEITALYRSDQPVSLKKHLQASAAQPGFKKIVPSELLTLDPVPLFPALEVTQP comes from the coding sequence ATGTCCTGCGGCGATGGATGCACCTGTGGATGCTGTGCCGGCCTCGCGGCCGTTACGCCGGTCGCGGTTGAGAACCGTCCCGGACTTCCCGCGCTGCGTTACCGTGTGGGAACCTACGCGGACTTCCGCGAAACGCTCTTCGCGCGTATCTCGCAGTCGCATCAGCCCGTGCTCTCCGCGCTGAGCACGCGTGACGATGACGACTTTACGATCGCACTCTTCGACTCTTTCTCCGTGATGGCGGATGTACTCACGTTCTACTCCGAACGCTACGCCAACGAGGCCTACCTGCGAACTGCGACGGAACGTTTCTCCGTTCGCCAACTCGCTGCCCTGGTGGGTTACCGGCCGTCGCCCGGCGTGGCCGCCTCAACCTATCTTGCCTTCAATATCGACGCCGCAGCCGGAGCCTATGGTGCGGCGCTGGTAGGCCCGGTCCCTGGTCAGAATGTGCCGCTGGACAGCCAAACGCCGGGCATCCCTCCCGGTACCGGCGTGCAGAGCATTCCCAGCACTCCGCAGGAGCTGCCGCAGAGCTTTGAAACGACTGTCCCCTCTGTTGCCAACCCGCAGTGGAACGCCATTACGCCGCAGCTTACGCAGCCGCAGACGATCCAGGGCGATACACCAGCCATCGTCACTTCGTTGCAACTGACGGGCACAATAACCAGCCTCAAGCCTGGCGATTCCATCCTATTACTCCACGATAACGCTCCTGCGAACTTCACAAAGATCCGCACCGTTCTTCGCGTTTCGCCAGCAACAGACGGCAAGACGACTTTAGTCGAACTGGACGGCGCGGTCAGCGGTACATCGGGCTATAACCCCAGATCCGCTCCGACCCTGCAAGGGGCTATCAACGGATCCATCGACGGCATCTCCGCGATCGACCTGACCGACGCGGCTGTTGCCGCTGTGCTGCAAAACACCTGGGATCAGGGCACACTGGCCGCATTGGCACAGATCCGTAAATGGCCCCTCGGCCAGTTGGAAGCCGCCATCAATCAGCAGGTCGCACAGCGCGCAGGCTCCAGTGGCGGCAAGGCTTACGTGTTACGCCAGCAGGCTGCGCCGTTCGGCTTCAACATTCCGATCCAGACCTATCCGAATACATCCCCGGCTATACCGTCGAACGACCCGGTCAACGGGGCCGGTATCGGCTCGACGAACGTGATCTATCTCGACGCTCCCTATCCGGGTATCGCGGCCGACTCCTTCGCAGTCGTGATGGATAGTACGGACCGTCTCTGCGTCTCCGTTGCCAGCGCGCCGGTGACCACGGTGAACCAGTTCAAGATCAGTGGCAAGGTATCGGCGTTGCAGTTGAATGCCACGGCTGACTTCAGTAAGTATCCCGTTCGCAGCACTACGATCCTCTGCCAGAGCGAAGAGCTTCCGCTCGCACCTGTCCCGATCACAGACGGCGTCGCCTCCGGTACAACGCAGATCGTTCTCAGCCGCGCGTTCCTCGGCCTACAGGCAGGGCAGGAGGTCGCCATCTTCGGCTCCCGTACTGACCTGCCCGGCGTCTCCGCGTGTGAGGTGCGACGTCTCCAGGCAGTCGTCCTCAACAGCGGGTACACCGTGATCACCCTCGACTCCGGCCTTACCTACGCCTACACGCGCGGCTCATTGAGCATCAACGCCAACCTTGCCTATGCCACGCACGGCGCAAGCGTTGCGGAAACACTGGGCAGCGGTGACGCCACCACGCCCTTCCAGAGCTTTGGCCTGAAGCAATCGCCGCTGACCTATGTCCCCGCCGCCAACGCCGCGGGCATCTCGTCCACCCTGCAGGTCTGGGTCGATAACGAACGCTGGAGCGAAGCTGACACCTTCTACGCGCACGGCCCGCAGGAGCATATCTACGTCACCGCCCAAGACGATGCGGGCAATACCACCGTTACCTTTGGCGATGGAATCAGCGGCGCACGCCTGCCCACCGGGACGGCCAACCTACGCGCACAGTACCGCTATGGAATCGGCGTAGCGGGTATGGTCAACACCAACCAGATCGTGCTGCTGACCAGCCGTCCGCTGGGCGTACGTTCTGCCTTCAACCCGGTGCCCGCCGTCGGCGGCGTAGACCCTGAAGGGCTGGACGACGCCCGCGATAACGCCACCCTGACGATCAAGGCGCTGGAGCGAGTCGTCTCGATCGACGACTTTCAGAGTTTTGCAAGAGCGTATACGGGCATTCATAAGGCCTCAGCCACCTGGATCTGGAATGGCAGACGCACGTTGGTGTTGCTGACCGTTGCCGGTGTGGACGGCGTCGTCATCGACCCTGGCGGCACGGTGGGCGCTTCGCTGCGGCAGGCCATCACGGATAGCTCCATTCCCGGCACGCCGTTTGTCCTGCAGTCCTATACGCCTGCTCTGTTTCGACTGGGAGGCACCATTACGGTACAGCCGGACGCCGATACGATCACGGTTGCTGCATCTGTCGAGACTGCCTTGCGCGCACGCTTCTCCTTCGATGCCCGCGACTTTGGCCAGCCTGTCCACCTCAGTGAAGTCATCGCAGCTATCCAGGACATACGCGGTGTGCGTGATGTAGAGATCACCGCGCTCTATCGCTCTGACCAGCCGGTCAGCCTGAAAAAGCATCTGCAAGCGTCAGCCGCACAGCCGGGCTTTAAAAAGATCGTTCCGTCCGAGTTACTCACTCTTGATCCCGTTCCGCTCTTCCCGGCCCTGGAGGTGACGCAGCCATGA